A section of the Saliniramus fredricksonii genome encodes:
- a CDS encoding 3-hydroxybutyrate dehydrogenase has translation MSLAGKTALVTGGTSGIGLAIARALAAEGADVVINGLGDPQENAQIADDIAQNCKVKSYTSPADMCDPDAIARMMAEAKERLGTIDILVNNAGIQHVSAVEEFPIEKWNQIIAINLSSAFHTIRLAVPGMKQKGWGRIINTASAHSLVASPYKAAYVAAKHGLAGLTKTVALETAQAGVTVNCISPGYVWTPLVENQIPDTMKARGLTKEQVIEDVLLKAQPTKQFVTVDQIGAMAVFLCSDAASQITGANLSVDGGWTAQ, from the coding sequence ATGAGCCTTGCAGGAAAGACCGCCCTCGTGACCGGAGGCACTTCCGGGATCGGCCTCGCCATCGCCCGCGCGCTCGCCGCCGAGGGCGCCGATGTGGTGATCAACGGGTTGGGTGATCCGCAGGAGAATGCGCAGATCGCCGATGACATCGCGCAGAACTGCAAGGTCAAATCCTATACCTCGCCCGCCGATATGTGTGATCCCGATGCGATTGCGCGGATGATGGCGGAGGCGAAGGAGAGGCTCGGCACGATCGACATCCTCGTCAACAATGCCGGTATTCAACATGTCTCGGCGGTCGAGGAATTCCCGATCGAGAAATGGAACCAGATCATCGCGATCAACCTTTCTTCCGCCTTTCACACCATCCGCCTCGCCGTGCCCGGCATGAAGCAGAAGGGCTGGGGCCGCATCATCAACACCGCCTCGGCGCATTCCCTCGTCGCCTCGCCCTACAAGGCCGCCTATGTCGCGGCCAAGCACGGGCTCGCGGGCCTGACCAAGACCGTGGCGCTCGAGACGGCGCAGGCGGGCGTCACCGTGAACTGCATCAGCCCCGGCTATGTCTGGACACCGCTCGTCGAAAACCAGATCCCCGATACGATGAAGGCGCGGGGGCTGACGAAGGAGCAGGTGATCGAGGACGTGCTGCTCAAGGCGCAGCCCACCAAGCAATTCGTGACCGTCGACCAGATCGGTGCCATGGCAGTATTTCTCTGCTCGGATGCGGCCAGCCAGATCACGGGGGCCAATCTGTCCGTCGATGGCGGCTGGACGGCGCAGTAG
- a CDS encoding acetyl-CoA acetyltransferase, producing MTATIVGWAHMPFGKHDTETVESMVVRVTREAIAHAGIEAGDVDEIVLGHFNGGFSAQDFTASLVLQADDALRFKAATRVENACATGSAAVQQAVKTIEAKRAKIVLVVGVEQMTTTPGKEIGRNLLKASYLPEDGEIEGGFAGVFGQIAAGYFQRHGDQSDALAMIAAKNHANGVANPYAQMRKDLGYEFCRTESEKNPFVAGPLKRTDCSLVSDGAAALVITDVETGLRMKRAIAFRATAHKQDFLPMSKRDILKFEGCSVAWASALADAGITLDDLSFVETHDCFTIAELIEYEAMGLTPEGEGARAVKEGWTQKDGRLPVNPSGGLKAKGHPIGATGVSMHALSAMQLAGEAGGIQIKDATLAGIFNMGGAAVANYVSVLERIK from the coding sequence ATGACCGCCACCATCGTGGGCTGGGCCCATATGCCTTTCGGCAAGCACGATACCGAGACCGTCGAGAGCATGGTCGTGCGGGTGACCCGCGAGGCGATTGCCCATGCCGGTATCGAGGCCGGTGATGTCGACGAGATCGTGCTCGGCCATTTCAACGGGGGGTTCAGCGCCCAGGATTTCACCGCCTCGCTGGTGCTCCAGGCCGATGACGCCCTGCGCTTCAAGGCTGCGACCCGCGTCGAGAATGCCTGCGCCACCGGCTCCGCCGCCGTGCAGCAGGCGGTGAAGACGATCGAGGCGAAGCGCGCGAAAATCGTGCTCGTGGTCGGCGTCGAGCAGATGACGACGACGCCGGGCAAGGAGATCGGCCGCAACCTCCTCAAGGCTTCCTATCTGCCCGAGGATGGCGAGATCGAGGGCGGCTTTGCCGGTGTGTTCGGTCAGATCGCCGCCGGCTATTTCCAGCGCCATGGCGACCAGTCCGACGCGCTCGCCATGATCGCGGCCAAGAACCACGCCAACGGCGTCGCCAACCCCTATGCCCAGATGCGCAAGGATCTCGGCTACGAGTTCTGCCGCACCGAATCGGAGAAGAATCCCTTCGTTGCCGGCCCGCTCAAGCGCACCGATTGCTCCCTCGTCTCGGATGGTGCGGCAGCGCTCGTCATCACCGATGTCGAGACGGGTCTGCGCATGAAGCGCGCCATCGCCTTCCGCGCCACCGCCCACAAGCAGGATTTCCTGCCCATGTCGAAGCGCGACATCCTCAAATTCGAGGGTTGCAGCGTGGCATGGGCCAGCGCGCTCGCGGATGCCGGCATTACCCTCGACGATCTCTCCTTCGTCGAGACGCATGACTGCTTCACCATTGCCGAACTGATCGAATACGAAGCGATGGGGCTCACCCCCGAGGGCGAGGGCGCCCGCGCCGTCAAGGAGGGTTGGACGCAGAAAGACGGCAGGCTGCCGGTCAACCCGTCGGGCGGCCTCAAGGCCAAGGGTCACCCGATCGGCGCCACAGGCGTCTCCATGCACGCGCTTTCCGCCATGCAGCTCGCCGGCGAGGCGGGCGGCATCCAGATCAAGGACGCAACGCTTGCCGGCATCTTCAACATGGGCGGCGCGGCGGTTGCCAATTACGTCTCGGTGCTCGAACGCATCAAGTGA
- the aztA gene encoding zinc ABC transporter ATP-binding protein AztA, producing MTEPMTHMTTQAAIRFDDVTLGYDRHPAVHHLDGVIARGSLTAIVGPNGAGKSTLLKGIVGALRPLGGRIEMPRRATVQQDGTAAQTRIAYLPQAAELDRSFPIPVYDLVAMGLWSRRGLFGGIRRADHARIAEAIAAVGMAGFERRTIGTLSGGQMQRVLFARLLLQDASLILLDEPFTAIDAKTTRDLLDLVRRWHDEARTVIAVLHDIDLVREVFPETLLIAREPVAWGATDNVLRPENLLRARRMVEANDPFAQACERA from the coding sequence ATGACGGAACCGATGACGCACATGACGACACAGGCAGCAATCCGTTTCGACGATGTGACGCTCGGCTATGACCGCCACCCCGCCGTGCATCATCTCGACGGCGTGATCGCACGCGGCAGCCTGACGGCGATCGTCGGCCCCAACGGCGCGGGCAAATCCACGCTTCTGAAGGGGATCGTCGGCGCGCTGCGTCCGCTGGGCGGGCGCATCGAGATGCCGCGTCGCGCGACGGTGCAGCAGGACGGGACAGCGGCACAGACCCGCATCGCCTATCTGCCACAGGCTGCCGAGCTCGACCGCAGCTTCCCGATTCCCGTCTATGACCTCGTCGCCATGGGTCTGTGGAGCCGGCGCGGTCTGTTCGGGGGGATCCGCCGCGCGGATCATGCCCGCATCGCGGAAGCGATCGCCGCCGTCGGCATGGCCGGGTTCGAGCGCCGTACCATCGGCACGCTTTCGGGCGGGCAGATGCAGCGCGTGCTGTTTGCCCGGCTCTTGCTGCAGGATGCCTCGCTGATCCTGCTGGACGAGCCCTTCACCGCGATCGACGCCAAGACGACCCGCGATCTGCTCGATCTGGTCCGGCGCTGGCATGACGAGGCCCGCACCGTCATCGCCGTTCTGCACGATATCGACCTGGTGCGCGAAGTCTTCCCCGAAACACTTCTGATCGCACGCGAGCCCGTCGCCTGGGGCGCCACGGACAATGTCCTGCGTCCGGAGAATCTCCTGCGCGCACGCCGCATGGTCGAGGCGAACGATCCGTTCGCCCAGGCCTGCGAACGCGCATGA
- a CDS encoding metal ABC transporter permease → MVFDALIGPFIQFDFMRRALFGALVLALGAGPVGVFLMLRRMSLTGDAMAHAILPGAAIGFLIAGLSLPAMTLGGLTAGIVVAVLSGLVTRYTVLKEDASLAAFYLLSLALGVTIVSLRGSSVDLMHVLFGSVLALDDAALILIACITSVTLLILAATYRGLVMECVDPMYLRSVARIGTPLHLVFLGLVVLNLVGGFQALGTLLAVGLMMLPAATARFWSADVTMMVIIAVATGMFSGMGGLLLSYHHGLPAGPAIILVAGIAYLISLFLGRESGLIRAALPRRHLEA, encoded by the coding sequence ATCGTGTTCGACGCCCTGATCGGCCCCTTCATCCAGTTCGACTTCATGCGCCGGGCGCTGTTCGGCGCATTGGTGCTGGCGCTGGGCGCCGGGCCTGTCGGCGTGTTCCTGATGCTGCGGCGCATGAGCCTGACCGGCGATGCCATGGCACATGCGATCCTGCCCGGGGCCGCGATCGGCTTTCTGATTGCCGGGCTGTCTCTGCCCGCCATGACGCTCGGCGGACTGACTGCCGGAATCGTCGTGGCCGTGCTCTCGGGGCTGGTGACGCGCTATACGGTGCTCAAGGAGGATGCGTCACTCGCGGCCTTCTATCTGCTCTCGCTCGCGCTCGGCGTCACCATCGTGTCCCTGCGCGGGTCCAGCGTCGATCTCATGCATGTGCTGTTCGGCTCCGTGCTCGCCCTCGACGATGCCGCGCTGATCCTGATCGCTTGCATCACCAGCGTGACCCTGCTGATCCTCGCCGCGACCTATCGCGGTCTGGTCATGGAATGCGTCGATCCGATGTATCTGCGCTCGGTGGCGCGGATCGGCACGCCACTGCATCTGGTCTTTCTCGGTCTCGTCGTGCTCAATCTCGTCGGTGGCTTCCAGGCGCTCGGGACCCTACTCGCCGTCGGGCTGATGATGCTGCCTGCAGCCACTGCGCGGTTCTGGAGCGCGGATGTCACCATGATGGTCATCATCGCCGTCGCCACGGGCATGTTCTCCGGGATGGGCGGTCTGCTGCTCTCCTACCATCACGGCCTGCCGGCCGGCCCCGCGATCATCCTGGTCGCCGGTATCGCTTATCTGATTTCGCTCTTCCTCGGGCGTGAAAGCGGCCTGATCCGGGCCGCCTTGCCACGCCGCCACCTCGAAGCCTGA
- a CDS encoding metal ABC transporter solute-binding protein, Zn/Mn family, translating into MLHRRNIITLLAGTMLVGASSIPALAQERIQAVATFSIVGDIVGKVGGERLDVTTLVGPDGDGHVYSPSPADARRLAEGDIVFTNGLLYEGWIDRLIASSGTQAPVVAVADNIDAIPDGGHGDAHDDHGHDDHGHDHDDHGHDHDHDHDGHEHDHGHDHDDHDDHGHDDHDHGHDDHGHDDHGHDDHGHDDHGHDDHGHDDHVHGEFDPHAWQDVGNVKVYVANIRDALIAHDPDGAELYSSNAEAYITELAALDAEIREAVAALPEGALVITSHDAFRYFTHAYDLEFDAPLGTSTEVEATARDVARLIGTIRANDIRAVFAESLTDARLIEQIAREAGVPVAGTLYSDALSPPDGPAGTYIDMMRHNISLISEGLGS; encoded by the coding sequence ATGCTTCACAGACGTAATATTATAACATTGCTTGCCGGGACGATGCTGGTCGGAGCAAGCAGCATTCCCGCGCTCGCGCAGGAGCGCATCCAGGCAGTCGCGACCTTCTCGATCGTCGGTGACATCGTCGGCAAGGTCGGCGGCGAGCGCCTCGATGTGACGACGCTGGTCGGTCCTGACGGCGACGGTCACGTCTATTCGCCCAGCCCCGCCGATGCCCGCCGCCTCGCCGAGGGTGATATCGTCTTCACCAACGGTCTTTTGTACGAGGGCTGGATCGATCGCCTGATCGCCTCCTCGGGTACGCAAGCCCCGGTCGTCGCGGTTGCGGACAATATCGACGCGATCCCCGATGGCGGGCATGGCGATGCACATGACGATCACGGCCACGATGACCACGGCCACGATCACGATGACCACGGTCACGACCACGACCACGATCATGACGGCCACGAGCACGATCATGGCCACGATCATGACGACCACGACGACCATGGCCACGACGATCACGACCACGGGCATGACGATCACGGGCATGACGATCACGGGCATGACGACCACGGGCACGACGATCACGGGCATGACGATCACGGGCATGACGATCACGTCCATGGCGAATTCGATCCGCATGCCTGGCAGGATGTCGGCAATGTGAAGGTCTATGTGGCCAATATCCGTGATGCGCTGATCGCGCATGATCCCGATGGCGCGGAACTCTACAGCAGCAATGCCGAGGCCTATATCACCGAGCTCGCCGCGCTCGATGCCGAGATTCGCGAGGCCGTGGCGGCCCTGCCGGAAGGCGCGCTGGTGATCACCAGCCATGATGCGTTCCGCTATTTCACGCATGCCTATGATCTGGAATTCGATGCCCCGCTTGGCACGTCCACCGAGGTCGAGGCCACGGCACGGGATGTGGCGCGGCTGATCGGGACCATTCGCGCCAACGACATCCGCGCGGTCTTTGCCGAATCGCTGACCGATGCCCGGCTGATCGAGCAGATCGCACGGGAGGCCGGGGTGCCGGTTGCCGGCACGCTCTATTCGGATGCACTTTCTCCGCCCGACGGCCCGGCGGGGACTTACATCGACATGATGCGACACAATATTAGTCTCATCAGCGAAGGTCTCGGTTCCTGA
- a CDS encoding CobW family GTP-binding protein gives MSDTQPQTEALTGKIPVTVLTGYLGAGKTTLLNRILTENHGKRYAVVVNEFGEVGIDNDLVVGADEEVFEMNNGCICCTVRGDLIRIMDGLMKRRGKFDAVIVETTGLADPAPVAQTFFMDQDVADAARLDAVVTVADAKWLVERLKDAPEAKNQIAFADVILLNKVDLVSEAELADVEARIRTINPYARLHRTTKCDVEIAQVLERNAFDLERIIELEPDFLEEGHHHHHDEEMQSIAITLDGEVDPEKFLPWISELTQVQGPDILRCKGIVAFPDEPKRFVFQGIHMILDGDVQGDWKAGEPRRSRVVFIGRNLDEAAIREGFLACAA, from the coding sequence ATGTCCGATACGCAGCCGCAGACCGAAGCCCTCACCGGCAAGATCCCCGTCACCGTCCTGACCGGGTATCTCGGCGCGGGCAAGACGACGCTTCTCAACCGCATCCTCACCGAAAACCACGGCAAGCGTTACGCCGTCGTCGTGAACGAGTTCGGCGAGGTGGGGATCGACAACGACCTCGTCGTGGGCGCGGACGAGGAAGTCTTCGAGATGAACAACGGCTGCATCTGCTGCACCGTGCGCGGCGACCTGATCCGCATCATGGACGGGTTGATGAAACGGCGCGGCAAGTTCGACGCGGTCATCGTCGAGACGACGGGGCTGGCTGATCCGGCCCCCGTCGCCCAGACCTTCTTCATGGATCAGGATGTCGCCGACGCGGCGCGGCTCGACGCGGTCGTCACCGTCGCGGATGCGAAATGGCTCGTGGAGCGGCTGAAGGATGCGCCGGAGGCCAAGAACCAGATCGCCTTCGCCGATGTGATCCTCCTGAACAAGGTCGATCTCGTCAGCGAGGCCGAACTCGCCGATGTCGAGGCGCGTATCCGCACCATCAACCCCTATGCCCGACTGCATCGCACCACGAAATGTGATGTCGAGATCGCACAGGTTCTGGAGCGCAATGCCTTCGATCTGGAGCGCATCATCGAACTGGAGCCCGATTTCCTCGAGGAAGGCCATCACCATCACCATGACGAGGAGATGCAATCCATCGCCATCACCCTCGACGGTGAGGTCGATCCGGAGAAGTTCCTGCCCTGGATTTCCGAACTCACGCAGGTGCAGGGGCCGGACATCCTGCGCTGCAAGGGCATCGTCGCCTTCCCCGACGAGCCCAAGCGCTTCGTCTTCCAGGGCATCCACATGATCCTCGACGGCGATGTCCAGGGTGACTGGAAAGCCGGTGAGCCCCGCCGCTCCCGCGTCGTCTTCATCGGGCGCAATCTCGACGAGGCGGCGATCCGCGAGGGCTTTCTCGCCTGCGCCGCATGA
- a CDS encoding spermidine synthase: MPPLFEELDWSPTPIGPVSLRRRQDLRTGKDVYEVKLGEEFLMSSRFTASEIALARAGLAMTEGDHLDVVVGGLGLGYTAVEALADPRLRSLTIVEYLEPVIAWHRNGLLPLSAILRDDPRVRFVAGDFFAMSADDGFDPDEPGRRFDAILLDIDHSPEALLDARSDSFYTPQGLSSLARHLLPRGVFGLWSNESPDPRFAERLAGVFDAARAETVRFYNPLQEKEAVQCVYLGRRRDG; this comes from the coding sequence ATGCCGCCGCTTTTCGAAGAACTCGACTGGAGCCCGACCCCGATCGGACCGGTAAGCCTGCGCCGCCGGCAGGACCTGCGCACCGGCAAAGACGTCTACGAGGTCAAGCTCGGCGAGGAATTCCTCATGTCGAGCCGGTTCACCGCCTCCGAAATCGCGCTCGCCCGCGCCGGTCTGGCCATGACGGAAGGCGATCACCTCGATGTCGTGGTCGGAGGTCTCGGACTCGGCTATACGGCGGTGGAAGCCCTGGCCGATCCGCGCCTGCGCTCGCTCACCATCGTGGAATATCTCGAACCTGTGATCGCCTGGCACCGTAACGGGCTTTTGCCGCTCAGCGCGATCCTGCGCGATGATCCGCGCGTGCGCTTCGTCGCGGGCGATTTCTTCGCCATGAGCGCCGACGATGGCTTCGATCCCGATGAGCCCGGTCGCCGATTCGACGCGATCCTGCTCGATATCGATCACAGCCCGGAGGCCCTGCTCGATGCGCGCAGCGACAGTTTCTACACGCCGCAAGGGCTGAGCAGCCTCGCGCGCCATCTGTTGCCGCGCGGGGTGTTCGGCCTGTGGTCGAACGAGAGCCCGGATCCGCGCTTCGCCGAGCGGCTCGCCGGCGTGTTCGACGCGGCCCGTGCCGAGACCGTGCGCTTTTACAATCCCTTGCAGGAGAAAGAGGCGGTGCAATGCGTCTATCTCGGGCGCCGGCGCGACGGATGA
- a CDS encoding class I SAM-dependent methyltransferase produces the protein MPVDSTGPATPPCAPSPPCPLCRSRSAQAFVTVTGRDYFRCPLCALRFVDPAHHPDRETERACYALHENDPDDPRYRAFLARLADPLLAELPPGASGLDYGSGPGPALAAMLREAGHRVALYDPLFAPDTRVLEKKYDFVTCTETAEHFHDPALEFTRLDALLRPGGWLGLMTIFQNDDARFAGWHYRRDPTHVVFYREETMHWIADRFGWHCTIPRPDVVLMRKPGGSAEGQT, from the coding sequence ATGCCCGTCGATTCCACCGGACCCGCGACGCCGCCATGCGCGCCGTCTCCGCCATGCCCGCTCTGCCGCAGCCGATCCGCGCAAGCCTTCGTCACGGTCACGGGACGCGATTACTTCCGCTGTCCGCTTTGCGCCTTGCGCTTTGTCGATCCGGCGCATCATCCCGACCGCGAGACCGAGCGCGCCTGTTACGCGCTGCACGAAAACGATCCTGACGATCCGCGCTACCGCGCCTTTCTCGCCCGGCTGGCAGACCCCCTCCTCGCGGAACTGCCCCCCGGCGCATCCGGCCTCGATTACGGCAGCGGCCCCGGCCCGGCGCTCGCCGCCATGCTGCGCGAGGCCGGGCACCGGGTCGCGCTCTACGATCCTCTCTTCGCCCCGGATACCCGGGTGCTGGAGAAGAAGTATGATTTCGTCACATGCACCGAGACCGCCGAGCATTTTCATGATCCGGCCCTCGAATTCACCCGGCTCGACGCGCTCTTGCGCCCCGGCGGGTGGCTTGGCCTGATGACGATATTCCAGAATGACGATGCGCGCTTCGCCGGCTGGCATTACCGGCGCGATCCCACCCATGTCGTGTTCTACCGGGAAGAGACCATGCACTGGATCGCCGACCGTTTCGGCTGGCACTGCACGATCCCGCGTCCCGATGTGGTGCTGATGCGCAAGCCGGGCGGGTCGGCAGAGGGGCAGACGTGA
- a CDS encoding methyltransferase, which yields MTNFLHEARFRAVAGVLREAGARRILDLGCGDGDFILHLLDDSQIAAITGVEKDEAALGRLRTRLRDHPLARKVQIIAGDITRPPPGLPQADAIVLVEVIEHLGPGPLQALERVLLRDIAPPLAVITTPNAEMNPLLGVKPGRMRHRDHRFEWDRKRFRAWAEAVAARHGYTLDLTDIAGKHPRFGGASQMAVFARDSSGR from the coding sequence GTGACCAATTTCCTGCACGAGGCCCGTTTCAGGGCGGTGGCCGGAGTGCTGCGTGAGGCGGGTGCCCGCCGCATTCTCGATCTCGGCTGCGGCGACGGCGATTTCATCCTGCATCTGCTGGATGATTCGCAGATCGCGGCGATCACCGGGGTGGAAAAGGACGAAGCCGCATTGGGGCGGCTGCGTACACGGCTGCGCGATCATCCGCTCGCGCGGAAGGTGCAGATCATCGCCGGCGACATCACCCGCCCGCCGCCCGGCTTGCCGCAAGCGGATGCAATTGTCCTGGTCGAGGTGATCGAGCATCTCGGTCCAGGTCCCCTGCAAGCGCTGGAGCGCGTCCTCCTGCGCGACATCGCCCCGCCGCTCGCCGTGATCACGACGCCGAATGCCGAGATGAATCCGCTTCTCGGTGTGAAACCCGGGCGCATGCGCCATCGCGATCACCGTTTCGAATGGGACCGAAAGCGCTTTCGCGCCTGGGCGGAAGCCGTCGCCGCACGCCACGGCTACACCCTGGATCTCACTGATATCGCCGGCAAGCATCCACGATTCGGCGGCGCCAGCCAGATGGCGGTGTTTGCCCGCGACAGCTCCGGTCGGTGA
- a CDS encoding DUF3592 domain-containing protein encodes MFQRIQHFFNTLSTNWSEDPGARGAAKMTAGGVLVAEGVFGVVRGRTGRNGRRQRGGLLGGILGIVFGIIFINVAGFVEGPGIDDPVEITGEVVAVERAGTSGENDTPMYRTRIAYTVDGESYEFSPRGRSSWRPNVGADVDVAYSRSDPAHAKRIGGIEEWAPQIFGWAGWFVVVTSAFSLLVSIALIIFGIWLFQQGRADRRLSGEDRSFFGDLFAIAKDVRAGNMDIAETAAGMAGAAQGSGQPAAAAPAQPEAGAASATAATAAAPAGWMLDPADESMLRWWDGQQFTDQRRPRD; translated from the coding sequence ATGTTCCAGCGCATCCAGCATTTCTTCAATACACTCTCGACCAACTGGTCGGAGGATCCCGGCGCGCGCGGTGCGGCCAAGATGACGGCGGGCGGGGTGCTCGTCGCCGAAGGCGTTTTCGGCGTGGTGCGTGGCCGGACCGGACGCAATGGACGACGGCAGCGCGGCGGCCTTCTCGGCGGGATACTCGGCATCGTCTTCGGCATCATCTTCATCAATGTTGCCGGTTTCGTGGAGGGGCCGGGCATCGATGATCCGGTCGAAATCACCGGAGAAGTCGTCGCCGTCGAGCGCGCCGGCACCAGCGGCGAGAACGACACGCCGATGTACCGCACCCGGATCGCCTATACCGTGGACGGAGAGAGCTACGAATTCAGTCCCCGTGGCCGAAGCTCATGGCGACCGAATGTGGGCGCGGATGTCGATGTCGCCTATTCCCGTTCGGACCCGGCCCATGCGAAGCGGATCGGCGGCATCGAGGAATGGGCGCCGCAGATCTTCGGCTGGGCCGGATGGTTCGTGGTCGTCACCTCCGCATTCAGCCTGCTCGTCAGCATCGCCCTGATCATCTTCGGCATCTGGCTGTTCCAGCAAGGCCGCGCCGATCGCCGGCTCAGCGGTGAGGATCGCAGCTTCTTCGGCGATCTCTTCGCCATCGCAAAGGACGTGCGCGCGGGCAATATGGATATCGCCGAGACGGCGGCCGGCATGGCGGGGGCTGCACAGGGATCCGGGCAGCCCGCTGCCGCAGCGCCCGCGCAGCCTGAAGCCGGCGCCGCATCCGCCACGGCAGCCACGGCTGCAGCGCCAGCCGGCTGGATGCTCGACCCTGCTGACGAGAGCATGCTGCGCTGGTGGGACGGGCAGCAATTTACCGATCAGCGCCGCCCGCGCGATTGA
- a CDS encoding universal stress protein — protein MSALVALIDGSIYSQSVCDHTAWVAQKTGYPVELMHVLGRRDVSTAPADLSGAINADARENLLAELASHDEERARLAQKRGRLILEEARARIGGQGVEQINTRLRNGDLVEALQEAESDAALVIVGKRGEAADFARMHLGSNLERVVRASRKPVLVTSRAFKPQNRFLIAFDGGDSVMKAVRHIAAGKLFTGMECRLLTVGQPSAMVRERLETAQSVLRDAGFTVSSEIREGQPESVIITAIEAEKIDLLVMGAYGHSRIRSLIIGSTTSEMVRSCLVPVRLFR, from the coding sequence ATGTCCGCACTGGTGGCGCTGATCGACGGTTCGATCTATTCGCAAAGCGTCTGCGATCATACGGCGTGGGTCGCGCAGAAGACCGGTTACCCGGTCGAACTGATGCATGTGCTCGGGCGTCGCGACGTCTCGACGGCGCCGGCGGATCTCTCGGGCGCCATCAATGCGGATGCGCGGGAGAATCTTCTGGCCGAACTGGCCTCGCATGACGAGGAGCGGGCGCGGCTGGCGCAAAAGCGCGGACGGCTGATCCTCGAGGAAGCCCGCGCGCGCATCGGTGGACAGGGTGTCGAACAGATCAACACGCGCCTGCGCAACGGCGATCTCGTCGAGGCCCTGCAGGAAGCCGAGAGCGATGCCGCCCTCGTCATCGTCGGCAAGCGTGGCGAGGCGGCGGATTTCGCCAGGATGCATCTCGGCTCCAATCTGGAGCGGGTGGTCCGGGCCTCGCGCAAGCCCGTTCTCGTCACCTCGCGCGCGTTCAAGCCGCAAAACCGTTTCCTGATCGCCTTCGATGGCGGCGACAGCGTGATGAAGGCCGTGCGCCACATCGCCGCCGGCAAGCTCTTCACCGGCATGGAATGCCGCCTTCTCACCGTCGGCCAGCCCTCGGCCATGGTGCGGGAGCGGCTGGAAACCGCACAAAGCGTTCTGCGCGATGCCGGTTTCACCGTCTCTTCGGAAATTCGCGAAGGCCAGCCCGAAAGCGTCATCATCACGGCCATCGAGGCCGAGAAGATCGATCTCCTGGTGATGGGCGCCTATGGCCATTCGCGCATCCGCAGCCTGATCATCGGCTCCACCACCAGCGAAATGGTGCGCTCCTGCCTTGTTCCGGTGAGGCTGTTCCGCTGA